From the genome of Pseudomonas sihuiensis:
ACGCCTTTGCCCTTGTAGGGCTCAGGACGACGGAAGTCACGGATTTCCGCAGCCACCTGACCCACCAGTTGCTTGTCGATACCCTTGATCAGGATTTCGGTCTGGTTCGGGGTTTCAGCCACGACGCCTTCCGGCAATTCGTAGTCGATCGGGTGGGAGAAGCCCAGTGCGAGGTTCAGCACCTGGCCTTTGGCTTGAGCTTTGTAGCCCACGCCGACCAGTTGCAGCTTACGCTCGAAGCCTTGGCTGACACCGATGACCATGTTGTTCACCAGAGCACGAGTAGTACCGGCCATAGCGCGGTTCTGCTGGTCGCCATTACGAGCGGCGAAACGCAGTTCGCTACCTTCCTGGATCACTTCCACGGACGAGTGAACGTTCAGTTCCAGAGCGCCCTTGGCACCCTTGACCGAGAGCTGCTGACCGGCGAGTTTGATCTCGACACCGGCAGGCAGCACAACGGGGTTCTTAGCAACGCGAGACATGCTTATCCCCCCCTTAGAACACGGTGCAGAGCACTTCGCCGCCGACACCGGCAGCGCGCGCAGCGCGATCCGTCATCACACCTTTATTGGTGGAGACGATGGAAACACCGAGACCGCCGCGAACCTTCGGCAGGTCATCGACGGATTTGTATTGACGAAGGCCAGGACGGCTCACGCGCTTGACTTCCTCGATGACCGGACGGCCTTCGAAGTACTTCAGCTCGATGGACAGTTGTGGCTTGGCTTCACCATTGACTTCATAACCCGCAATGTAACCTTCGTCTTTCAGAACTTTGGCTACGGCTACCTTCAGAGTGGAAGAAGGCATGCTTACGACGGACTTTTCAGCCATCTGGGCATTACGGATACGAGTTAGCATGTCCGCTAACGGGTCCTGCATACTCATGGGCTAGACGCTCCTGATACAAAAAGAACAGCCCGAGGGCTGTGGGATCATCCAAAAGCTCGGCATGGAAATACCAGGCTCAGGAGAGCCGGACATTCTAGAGACCGATCAAAAATGAATCAAGCCCCAAAAGGGGCTTGTTCAAATAAAGACAAAGCCGGCACTAGGCCGGCTTCGCTTTTTTACTGCTATTACCAGCTGGCTTTCACCAGGCCCGGTACGTCACCGCGCATGGCGGCTTCGCGCAGCTTGTTACGCGACAGACCGAACTTGCGGTAAACGCCGTGCGGACGGCCGGTGATGCGGCAACGGTTACGCAGGCGCGAGGCGCTGGCGTCCCGTGGTTGCTTCTGCAGAGCGACCTGAGCTTCCCAACGCGCTTCCGGACTGGTGTTCGGATTAGCGATGGTGGCTTTCAGCTCGGCACGCTTCTTGGCGTACTTGGCAACCGTTTGCTGACGCTTCAGCTCGCGGTTCTTCATGCTTGTCTTGGCCATTATCCAGACTCCGATCAGTTGCGGAACGGGAAGTTGAAAGCACGCAGCAGAGCGCGGCCTTCATCATCGTTACGGGCAGTGGTAGTCAGGGTGATGTCCAGACCACGCAGCGCATCGATTTTGTCGTAATCGATTTCCGGGAAGATGATCTGCTCTTTCACGCCCATGCTGTAGTTGCCACGACCATCGAAGGACTTGGCATTCAGGCCGCGGAAGTCACGCACGCGCGGCAGGGAGATGGACAGCAGACGATCCAGGAACTCGTACATACGCTCGCGACGCAGAGTGACCTTGACGCCAATCGGCCAACCTTCACGAACCTTGAAACCTGCGATCGACTTGCGGGCATGAGTCACAACGACTTTCTGACCGGTAATCTTCTCGAGGTCGGCAACAGCGTTTTCGATGATTTTCTTGTCACCGATCGCTTCGCCCAGGCCCATGTTCAGGGTGATCTTGGTGATGCGCGGAACTTCCATCACGTTCGCCAGCTTCAGTTCTTCCTTCAGCTTGGGCGCGATTTCCTTCCGGTAAATCTCTTTCAGTCGTGCCATGGTATTTACCTACGGATTCTCAAGCGCCAACCGGCTTCTGGGTGGACTTGAAGACACGAATTTTCTTGCCGTCTTCGGTCTTGAAGCCAACGCGGTCAGCCTTGTTGGTTTCAGAGTTGAAGATGGCAACGTTGGAAGCGTGCAGAGGCGCTTCTTTCTCGACGATACCGCCTTGAACGCCCGACATCGGGTTCGGCTTGGTATGACGCTTCACCAGGTTGATGCCACCGACGACCAGACGGTCGTCAGCGAGAACCTTGAGCACCTTACCGCGCTTACCTTTGTCTTTGCCGGCGATCACGATGATCTCGTCGTCACGACGAATCTTTTGCATGTCGGATCTCCTTAAAGCACTTCAGGGGCGAGCGAGACGATCTTCATGAACTTCTCGGAACGCAGTTCACGGGTCACTGGCCCGAAGATACGGGTACCGATCGGCTCTTGCTTGTTGTTCAGCAGAACAGCAGCGTTGCCGTCGAAGCGGATGATCGAACCGTCGGCACGACGAACGCCGTGACGGGTACGAACAACCACTGCAGTCATGACCTGACCTTTCTTCACTTTGCCGCGCGGAATTGCTTCCTTGACGGTGACCTTGATGATGTCGCCGATGCCGGCGTAGCGACGATGAGAGCCGCCCAGCACCTTGATGCACATAACACGACGTGCACCACTGTTGTCAGCCACATCGAGCATGGATTGAGTCTGAATCATAAAATTTCTCCGACCCCTAGCCCTTAGACGTCAACTGCGCGTTCGACGACTTCAACCAGAGCCCAGGACTTGGTCTTGGACTGCGGACGGGTTTCGCGAATGGAAACCTTGTCGCCGATCTTGCACTGGTTGGTTTCGTCGTGAGCGTGCAGTTTGGTCGAACGCTTGACGTATTTACCGTAGATCGGGTGCTTTACACGGCGCTCGATCAGAACGGTGATGGTCTTGTCCATCTTGTCGCTGACAACACGGCCGGTCAGCGTACGGACTGTTTTTTCGGCTTCAGCCATGATCACTTACCTGCCTGCTGGTTGAGCACAGTTTTCACACGAGCGATGTCGCGCTTAACTTGCGAGAGCAGGTGAGACTGCCCCAACTGGCCAGTTGCTTTCTGCATGCGCAGATTGAACTGGTCGCGCAGCAGACCGAGCAGTTGCTCGTTCAGTTGCTGTGCGGTTTTTTCACGAAGTTCGGTCGCTTTCATCACATCACCGTCCGCTTAACAAAGGTGGTGGCGAGCGGCAGCTTTGCAGCAGCCAGGGCGAAAGCCTCACGCGCCAGCTCTTCGGAAACGCCTTCGATCTCGTACAGGACTTTGCCTGGCTGGATCTGGGCTACCCAATATTCGACGCCACCCTTACCTTTACCCATCCGCACTTCGAGAGGCTTCTTGGTAACCGGCTTGTCCGGGAATACGCGAATCCAGATCTTGCCGCCACGTTTTACGTGACGAGTCAGAGCACGACGAGCGGACTCGATCTGACGGGCGGTGAGACGACCGCGGGCTACAGACTTCAGCGCGAACTCGCCGAAGCTGACCTTGCTACCGCGCTGAGCCAGACCACGGTTGTGGCCGGTCATCTGCTTGCGGAACTTCGTACGCTTTGGTTGCAACATGATGCGTACTCCTTATTTCTTAGCAGCTTTACGAGGAGCGGGCGCTTGCGGCTTCAGCTCTTCAGTGCGGCCACCAATGACCTCACCCTTGAAGATCCAAACCTTGACGCCGATCACACCGTAAGTGGTGTGCGCTTCGTAGGTGGCGTAATCGATATCTGCACGCAGGGTGTGCAGGGGCACACGACCTTCGCGATACCACTCGGTACGGGCGATTTCAGCGCCACCAAGACGACCACTCACCTGGATCTTGATGCCCTTGGCACCAATACGCATGGCGTTCTGTACAGCGCGCTTCATGGCGCGACGGAACATTACGCGGCGCTCCAGCTGCTGAGCTACGCTCTGTGCAACCAGCATACCGTCGAGCTCCGGCTTGCGGATCTCTTCGATGTTGATGTGCACCGGCACACCCATTTGCTTGGTCAGGTCCTGACGCAGCTTCTCAACATCTTCACCTTTCTTGCCGATCACGATGCCGGGACGAGCGGTGTGGATGGTGATGCGTGCGGTTTGAGCCGGGCGAGCGATGTCGATACGGCTAACGGACGCGCTTTTTAGTTTGTCTTGCAGGTATGCACGAACCTTCAGGTCGGCGTTCAGGTAGTCGGCGTAAGTGCGACCATCTGCATACCAAACCGAAGTGTGATCCTTGACGATTCCCAGGCGGATGCCAACGGGATGTACTTTCTGACCCATCTGATCGACTCCGTTACTTGTCCGCAACCTTGACAGTGATATGGCAAGACCGCTTGACGATGCGATCAGCACGGCCTTTGGCACGCGGCATGATGCGCTTAAGCGAACGCCCTTCGTTGACGAAAACGGTGCTGACCTTCAGGTCATCAACGTCTGCGCCTTCGTTGTGCTCGGCGTTGGCAACGGCCGACTCCAGCACTTTCTTCATGATCTCGGCGGCTTTCTTGCTGCTGAAAGCCAGCAGGTTGAGCGCTTCGCCCACCTTCTTCCCGCGGATCTGGTCGGCGACCAGGCGAGCTTTCTGGGCGGAGATGCGAGCGCCCGACAACTTAGCGGCTACTTCCATTTCCAAACCCCTTAACGCTTGCCTTTCTTGTCGGCAACGTGACCACGATAGGTACGGGTGCCGGCAAATTCGCCCAGTTTGTGGCCGACCATGTCTTCGTTCACGAGGACCGGGACATGCTGGCGACCGTTATGCACAGCGATGGTCAGACCGACCATCTGCGGCAGGATCATGGAGCGACGCGACCAGGTTTTAACCGGCTTGCGATCGTTCTTTTCCACCGCCGCTTCGACCTTCTTCAGTAGGTGAAGATCGATAAAAGGACCTTTTTTCAGAGAACGTGGCACTGTCGTATCCCTCTATTTACTTGCGACGACGGACGATCATGTTGTCGGTGCGCTTGTTAGCACGGGTCTTCGCGCCCTTGGTCGGGAAGCCCCATGGCGACACCGGATGACGACCACCGGAGGTACGACCCTCACCACCACCGTGCGGGTGATCAACCGGGTTCATGGCAACACCACGAACGGTCGGACGAACACCGCGCCAGCGCTTGGCACCGGCCTTACCCAGCGAACGCAGGCTGTGCTCGGAGTTCGAGACTTCGCCCAGGGTCGCACGGCACTCGGAAAGGACTTTACGCATTTCGCCGGAGCGCAGACGCAGAGTCACATAGGCACCTTCACGAGCGATCAGCTGAGCGGAAGCACCAGCGGAACGAGCGATCTGAGCACCTTTACCCGGCTTCAGCTCGATACCGTGAACGGTCGAACCTACCGGAATGTTGCGCAGCTGCAGGCTGTTGCCCGGCTTGATCGGAGCCATGATGCCCGCAATCAGCTGGTCGCCAGCAGAAACGCCCTTCGGAGCGATGATGTAGCGACGTTCGCCGTCAGCGTATTTCAGCAGAGCGATGTGAGCAGTACGGTTCGGATCGTATTCCACGCGCTCGACGGTGGCAGGAATGCCATCCTTGTCGTTGCGACGGAAGTCGACCAGACGGTAATGCTGCTTATGACCACCACCGATATGACGGGTGGTAATACGGCCATTGTTGTTACGACCACCGGACTTCGACTTTTTCTCGAGCAGCGGAGCGTATGGAGCGCCTTTGTGCAGCTCCTGATTGACCACCTTGACCACAAAACGGCGGCCAGCGGAAGTCGGTTTGCATTTAACGATTGCCATGATGCACCCCTTCCTTACTCAGCACTGCTGGTGAAATCGAGTTCTTGGCCCGGCTGAAGGGAGATAACTGCCTTCTTCCAGTCGTTACGCTTGCCCAGACCGCGAGCGGTGCGCTTGCTCTTACCCAGAACGTTCTGAGTAGTAACGCGCTCAACCTTCACGCCGAACAGGCCTTCGACAGCCTTCTTGATTTCCAGCTTGGTCGCATCGGTAGCGACTTTGAAAACGAACTGACCTTGCTTGTCAGCCAGAACCGTGGCCTTCTCGGAGATGTGCGGGCCAAGCAGCACTTTGAATACGCGTTCCTGGTTCATCCCAGCAGCTCCTCGAATTTCTTCACGGCCGAAACGGTGACCAGCACCTTCTCGTACGCGATCAGGCTGACCGGATCGGAACCCTGAACGTCACGTACATCAACGTGCGGCAGGTTGCGGGCAGCCAGGTACAGGTTCTCATCGACAGCGTCGGATACGATCAGCACGTCGGTCAGGCCCAGGCCATTGAGTTTGGCCAGCAGAGTCTTGGTCTTCGGCGCGTCAACGGCGAAGTCTTCGACTACGACCAGACGGTCGGTACGAACCAGCTCAGCAAGGATGGAGCGCAGAGCTGCGCGGTACATCTTCTTGTTCAGCTTTTGATCATGGTTACGGGTGGACGCTGCGAAGGTCACACCACCGCCACGCCAGATCGGACCACGAGTGGTACCGGCACGAGCACGACCGGTGCCTTTCTGACGCCACGGGCGCTTGCCGCCACCGGAAACGTCGGAACGGGACTTCTGGCCTTTGGTACCTTGACGACCGCCAGCCATGTAGGCTACGACTGCTTGGTGAACCAGGGTCTCGTTGAACTCGCCACCGAAGGTCGCATCGGACACTTCGATCGCCTGAGCGCCATTTACATTCAATTGCATCTCAGATTCTCCCCTTACGCCTTGACAGCCGGACGAACGATAACGTCGCCGCCAGTAGCGCCCGGAACGGCACCCTTGACCAGCAGCAGGTTACGCTCGGCGTCTACGCGAACGACTTCCAGGGACTGTACGGTCACGCGCTCAGCGCCCATATGACCGGACATCTTTTTGCCCTTGAATACACGACCCGGGGTCTGGCACTGACCGATGGAACCCGGTACACGGTGAGAAACGGAGTTACCGTGAGTATTGTCCTGGCCGCGGAAGTTCCAACGCTTGATGGTACCGGCGAAGCCTTTACCTTTGGACTGACCGGTGACATCCACCAGCTGACCAGCTTGGAAAATTTCAGCGTTGATCAGATCGCCGGCCTGGTAGTCGCCTTCTTCAAGACGGAATTCCAGAACGGTTCGACCTGCCGCGACGTTCGCCTTGGCGAAGTGACCGGCCTGAGCCTTGCTGACGCGCGAGGCGCGACGCTCGCCGACAGTGACCTGCACTGCGCGGTAGCCATCGGACTCCTCGTTTTTGAACTGGGTGACGCGATTCGGCTCGATCTCGATGACCGTGACCGGAATGGAGACACCTTCTTCGGTGAAAATGCGGGTCATGCCGCACTTACGACCGACTACACCAATAGTCATGTTGTAAACCTCATGAGTGTACGGGGCTTTCACCCGCTATGGCCGCCCATTTCAGAGCGTTACACGACTAAAACCGCCAGGTTTTAGCCGAGGCTGATCTGCACTTCCACGCCTGCCGCAAGGTCGAGCTTCATCAGCGCGTCAACGGTTTTATCCGTCGGCTGGACGATGTCCAGAACACGCTTATGAGTGCGGATTTCGTACTGATCACGCGCGTCCTTGTTGACGTGCGGAGAGATCAGAACGGTGTACCGCTCCTTACGAGTAGGCAGAGGAATCGGACCACGCACCTGAGCACCAGTACGTTTCGCGGTTTCCACGATTTCCTGGGTAGATTGATCGATCAGGCGATGGTCAAAAGCCTTCAACCGAATACGGATTTGTTGGTTTTGCATTTTGACCTCAGATTCCAAGCTGCTAATCCCCACAGACGGACTACGCCCGCTCGAGGGAGGCGCAATTGTACGGATGCCCCCTGGGGGTGTCAACTTTTAACCAGTTCAAAAAATCACCGGGAGTGATTTTTGACGTCGCCCCGCGACGGCCTGAAGGGTCGCCCGCCAGGGATGGTGGCGACAAAAGAAAAGGGCCCCGAAGGGCCCTTTTCTCTCAAGCGGATCGTCGATTACTCGATGATCTTGGCAACCACGCCGGCACCAACGGTACGGCCACCTTCGCGAATTGCGAAGCGCAGGCCGTCTTCCATGGCGATCGGCTTGATCAGGGTGACAACCATCTTGATGTTGTCGCCCGGCATTACCATCTCAACGCCTTCCGGCAGTTCGCACGAACCGGTCACGTCAGTGGTACGGAAGTAGAACTGCGGACGGTAGCCCTTGAAGAACGGGGTGTGACGACCACCTTCTTCTTTGGACAGAACGTACACTTCAGCTTCGAACTTGGTGTGCGGCTTGATGGTGCCCGGCTTGGCCAGAACCTGACCACGCTCGACTTCATCACGCTTGGTGCCGCGCAGCAGCACGCCGCAGTTCTCACCAGCACGACCTTCGTCCAGCAGCTTGCGGAACATCTCAACGCCGGTGCAGGTGGTCTTGGTGGTCGGACGCAGACCAACGATTTCGATTTCTTCCTGGATACGGACGATACCGCGCTCTACACGACCGGTCACTACAGTACCGCGGCCGGAGATCGAGAATACGTCTTCGATCGGCATCAGGAACGGCTTGTCGATGGCACGAACCGGCTCAGGGATATAAGTATCCAGAGTCTCGACGAGCTTCTTGACGGCAGTGGTGCCCATCTCGTTGTCGTCCTGGCCGTTCAGAGCCATCAGCGCCGAGCCGATGATGATCGGAGTGTCGTCACCCGGGAAATCGTAGGTGCTCAGCAGGTCGCGAACTTCCATCTCGACCAGCTCCAGCAGCTCAGCGTCGTCAACCATGTCAGCCTTGTTCAGGAAGACAACGATGTACGGTACGCCAACCTGACGGGACAGCAGGATGTGCTCACGAGTTTGCGGCATCGGGCCGTCGGCAGCCGAGCAGACCAGGATCGCGCCGTCCATCTGGGCAGCACCGGTGATCATGTTCTTCACGTAGTCGGCGTGACCCGGGCAGTCAACGTGCGCGTAGTGACGAATGTTGGAATCGTACTCTACGTGGGCAGTGTTGATGGTGATACCACGAGCCTTCTCTTCCGGGGCGCTGTCGATCTTGTCGAAGTCAACGCGAGCGGAACCGAAAACTTCGGAGCAGACACGGGTCAGAGCAGCGGTCAGAGTGGTTTTACCGTGGTCAACGTGACCGATGGTGCCAACGTTGACGTGCGGTTTGTTACGTTCGAATTTTTCCTTAGCCACGACAGTAAACCTCTTACTTAAAGGGCGGGATTAGCCTTGTTTTTTAACCAGTGCTTCGACGATGTTCGCCGGAGCCTCTGCGTACTTGGAGAATTCCATGGAGTAGCTGGCGCGACCCTGGGACATGGAACGGACGTCGGTAGCGTAACCAAACATCTCGCCCAGCGGAACTTCGGCACGGATAACCTTACCGGACACCGAATCTTCCATACCCTGGATCAGACCACGACGACGGTTCAGGTCACCCATCACGTCACCCATGTAATCCTCAGGAGTTACCACTTCTACCTTCATGATCGGCTCAAGCACCTTACCGCCACCCTTCTGGGCCAGCTGCTTGGTCGCCATGGAGGCAGCGATCTTGAACGCCATCTCGTTGGAGTCGACGTCGTGGTAGGAACCATCGAACACGGTCGCCTTCAGGCCGATCAGCGGATAGCCGGCAACAACGCCGTTCTTCATCTGCTCTTCGATACCCTTCTGGATCGCCGGGATGTATTCCTTCGGAACCACACCACCTACGACTTCGTTGGTAAACACCAGACCTTCGGTGATGTTGCCCTTGTCGTCCACGTCCGGAGTCGAGAAACGAATCCAGCAGTGACCGAACTGACCGCGACCACCGGACTGACGAACGAACTTACCTTCGATCTCGACAGCGTCCTTGGTGATGGTTTCACGGTAGGAAACCTGTGGCTTGCCGATGTTGGCCTCGACGTTGAATTCGCGCTTCATGCGGTCAACGAGGATGTCCAGGTGCAGCTCACCCATACCAGAGATGATGGTCTGACCGGTTTCTTCGTCAGTCTTGACGCGGAACGACGGGTCTTCCTGAGCCAGCTTGCCCAGTGCAATACCCATCTTCTCCTGGTCAGCCTTGGTTTTCGGCTCTACAGCTACCGAAATGACCGGCTCCGGGAAGTCCATGCGCTCGAGGATGATCTGCTTGTCCGGATCGCACAGGGTTTCACCGGTAGTGACGTCCTTCATACCGATCAGAGCCGCGATGTCACCAGCGCGCACTTCTTTGATCTCTTCACGCTGGTTGGCGTGCATCTGCACCATACGACCAACGCGCTCTTTCTTGCCTTTCACGGAGTTGATGACCGACTGGCCAGACTCCAGAACGCCCGAGTAGACGCGCACAAAGGTCAGCGTACCGACGAACGGGTCGGTAGCGATCTTGAACGCCAGAGCCGAGAACGGCTCGTTGTCGTCGGCATGGCGCTCGTCGTAATCGCCTTCGGCGATTTCCTCTTTCGGCTTGTCGGCCAGATCCGGGTGAATACCCTTGATCGCAGGGATCTCGGTCGGAGCAGGCAGGAAGTCGATGACAGCATCGAGAACCAGGGGAACACCCTTGTTCTTGAACGAGGAGCCGCAGACAGCCGGCACGATCTCGCTCGCCAGGGTACGGGCGCGCAGACCAGCCTTGATCTCTTCGGCCGACAAGTCACCTTCTTCAAGGTACTTGTTCATCAGCTCTTCGTTGGCTTCGGCAGCAGCCTCAACCATGTTCGAGCGCCACTCGTTGGCCAGGTCTACCAGCTCAGCAGGAATCTCTTCCTCACGATAGGTAGTGCCCTTGTCGTCTTCGTTCCAGTAGATGGCCTTCATCTTGATCAGATCAACCTGACCTTCGAAGTTCTCTTCTGAACCGATGGCGATCTGAATCGGTACCGGGGTGTGGCCCAGACGGTTCTTGATCTGACCGACGACGCGCAGGAAGTTGGCACCAGCACGGTCCATCTTG
Proteins encoded in this window:
- the rplV gene encoding 50S ribosomal protein L22, yielding MEVAAKLSGARISAQKARLVADQIRGKKVGEALNLLAFSSKKAAEIMKKVLESAVANAEHNEGADVDDLKVSTVFVNEGRSLKRIMPRAKGRADRIVKRSCHITVKVADK
- the rpsC gene encoding 30S ribosomal protein S3 produces the protein MGQKVHPVGIRLGIVKDHTSVWYADGRTYADYLNADLKVRAYLQDKLKSASVSRIDIARPAQTARITIHTARPGIVIGKKGEDVEKLRQDLTKQMGVPVHINIEEIRKPELDGMLVAQSVAQQLERRVMFRRAMKRAVQNAMRIGAKGIKIQVSGRLGGAEIARTEWYREGRVPLHTLRADIDYATYEAHTTYGVIGVKVWIFKGEVIGGRTEELKPQAPAPRKAAKK
- the rplF gene encoding 50S ribosomal protein L6 — protein: MSRVAKNPVVLPAGVEIKLAGQQLSVKGAKGALELNVHSSVEVIQEGSELRFAARNGDQQNRAMAGTTRALVNNMVIGVSQGFERKLQLVGVGYKAQAKGQVLNLALGFSHPIDYELPEGVVAETPNQTEILIKGIDKQLVGQVAAEIRDFRRPEPYKGKGVRYADEVVRRKEAKKK
- the rplB gene encoding 50S ribosomal protein L2 translates to MAIVKCKPTSAGRRFVVKVVNQELHKGAPYAPLLEKKSKSGGRNNNGRITTRHIGGGHKQHYRLVDFRRNDKDGIPATVERVEYDPNRTAHIALLKYADGERRYIIAPKGVSAGDQLIAGIMAPIKPGNSLQLRNIPVGSTVHGIELKPGKGAQIARSAGASAQLIAREGAYVTLRLRSGEMRKVLSECRATLGEVSNSEHSLRSLGKAGAKRWRGVRPTVRGVAMNPVDHPHGGGEGRTSGGRHPVSPWGFPTKGAKTRANKRTDNMIVRRRK
- the rplE gene encoding 50S ribosomal protein L5, with the protein product MARLKEIYRKEIAPKLKEELKLANVMEVPRITKITLNMGLGEAIGDKKIIENAVADLEKITGQKVVVTHARKSIAGFKVREGWPIGVKVTLRRERMYEFLDRLLSISLPRVRDFRGLNAKSFDGRGNYSMGVKEQIIFPEIDYDKIDALRGLDITLTTTARNDDEGRALLRAFNFPFRN
- the rpmC gene encoding 50S ribosomal protein L29, coding for MKATELREKTAQQLNEQLLGLLRDQFNLRMQKATGQLGQSHLLSQVKRDIARVKTVLNQQAGK
- the fusA gene encoding elongation factor G, producing the protein MARNTAINRYRNIGICAHVDAGKTTTTERILFYTGLSHKMGEVHDGAATTDWMVQEQERGITITSAAITTFWKGSVGQYDNYRVNVIDTPGHVDFTIEVERSLRVLDGAVVVFCGTSGVEPQSETVWRQANKYGVPRIVYVNKMDRAGANFLRVVGQIKNRLGHTPVPIQIAIGSEENFEGQVDLIKMKAIYWNEDDKGTTYREEEIPAELVDLANEWRSNMVEAAAEANEELMNKYLEEGDLSAEEIKAGLRARTLASEIVPAVCGSSFKNKGVPLVLDAVIDFLPAPTEIPAIKGIHPDLADKPKEEIAEGDYDERHADDNEPFSALAFKIATDPFVGTLTFVRVYSGVLESGQSVINSVKGKKERVGRMVQMHANQREEIKEVRAGDIAALIGMKDVTTGETLCDPDKQIILERMDFPEPVISVAVEPKTKADQEKMGIALGKLAQEDPSFRVKTDEETGQTIISGMGELHLDILVDRMKREFNVEANIGKPQVSYRETITKDAVEIEGKFVRQSGGRGQFGHCWIRFSTPDVDDKGNITEGLVFTNEVVGGVVPKEYIPAIQKGIEEQMKNGVVAGYPLIGLKATVFDGSYHDVDSNEMAFKIAASMATKQLAQKGGGKVLEPIMKVEVVTPEDYMGDVMGDLNRRRGLIQGMEDSVSGKVIRAEVPLGEMFGYATDVRSMSQGRASYSMEFSKYAEAPANIVEALVKKQG
- the rplC gene encoding 50S ribosomal protein L3, giving the protein MTIGVVGRKCGMTRIFTEEGVSIPVTVIEIEPNRVTQFKNEESDGYRAVQVTVGERRASRVSKAQAGHFAKANVAAGRTVLEFRLEEGDYQAGDLINAEIFQAGQLVDVTGQSKGKGFAGTIKRWNFRGQDNTHGNSVSHRVPGSIGQCQTPGRVFKGKKMSGHMGAERVTVQSLEVVRVDAERNLLLVKGAVPGATGGDVIVRPAVKA
- the rplX gene encoding 50S ribosomal protein L24; the protein is MQKIRRDDEIIVIAGKDKGKRGKVLKVLADDRLVVGGINLVKRHTKPNPMSGVQGGIVEKEAPLHASNVAIFNSETNKADRVGFKTEDGKKIRVFKSTQKPVGA
- the rplW gene encoding 50S ribosomal protein L23, encoding MNQERVFKVLLGPHISEKATVLADKQGQFVFKVATDATKLEIKKAVEGLFGVKVERVTTQNVLGKSKRTARGLGKRNDWKKAVISLQPGQELDFTSSAE
- the rpsN gene encoding 30S ribosomal protein S14 → MAKTSMKNRELKRQQTVAKYAKKRAELKATIANPNTSPEARWEAQVALQKQPRDASASRLRNRCRITGRPHGVYRKFGLSRNKLREAAMRGDVPGLVKASW
- the rplD gene encoding 50S ribosomal protein L4; this encodes MQLNVNGAQAIEVSDATFGGEFNETLVHQAVVAYMAGGRQGTKGQKSRSDVSGGGKRPWRQKGTGRARAGTTRGPIWRGGGVTFAASTRNHDQKLNKKMYRAALRSILAELVRTDRLVVVEDFAVDAPKTKTLLAKLNGLGLTDVLIVSDAVDENLYLAARNLPHVDVRDVQGSDPVSLIAYEKVLVTVSAVKKFEELLG
- the rpsS gene encoding 30S ribosomal protein S19, producing MPRSLKKGPFIDLHLLKKVEAAVEKNDRKPVKTWSRRSMILPQMVGLTIAVHNGRQHVPVLVNEDMVGHKLGEFAGTRTYRGHVADKKGKR
- the rplP gene encoding 50S ribosomal protein L16 translates to MLQPKRTKFRKQMTGHNRGLAQRGSKVSFGEFALKSVARGRLTARQIESARRALTRHVKRGGKIWIRVFPDKPVTKKPLEVRMGKGKGGVEYWVAQIQPGKVLYEIEGVSEELAREAFALAAAKLPLATTFVKRTVM
- the rpsH gene encoding 30S ribosomal protein S8, with translation MSMQDPLADMLTRIRNAQMAEKSVVSMPSSTLKVAVAKVLKDEGYIAGYEVNGEAKPQLSIELKYFEGRPVIEEVKRVSRPGLRQYKSVDDLPKVRGGLGVSIVSTNKGVMTDRAARAAGVGGEVLCTVF
- the tuf gene encoding elongation factor Tu — its product is MAKEKFERNKPHVNVGTIGHVDHGKTTLTAALTRVCSEVFGSARVDFDKIDSAPEEKARGITINTAHVEYDSNIRHYAHVDCPGHADYVKNMITGAAQMDGAILVCSAADGPMPQTREHILLSRQVGVPYIVVFLNKADMVDDAELLELVEMEVRDLLSTYDFPGDDTPIIIGSALMALNGQDDNEMGTTAVKKLVETLDTYIPEPVRAIDKPFLMPIEDVFSISGRGTVVTGRVERGIVRIQEEIEIVGLRPTTKTTCTGVEMFRKLLDEGRAGENCGVLLRGTKRDEVERGQVLAKPGTIKPHTKFEAEVYVLSKEEGGRHTPFFKGYRPQFYFRTTDVTGSCELPEGVEMVMPGDNIKMVVTLIKPIAMEDGLRFAIREGGRTVGAGVVAKIIE
- the rplN gene encoding 50S ribosomal protein L14, giving the protein MIQTQSMLDVADNSGARRVMCIKVLGGSHRRYAGIGDIIKVTVKEAIPRGKVKKGQVMTAVVVRTRHGVRRADGSIIRFDGNAAVLLNNKQEPIGTRIFGPVTRELRSEKFMKIVSLAPEVL
- the rpsJ gene encoding 30S ribosomal protein S10: MQNQQIRIRLKAFDHRLIDQSTQEIVETAKRTGAQVRGPIPLPTRKERYTVLISPHVNKDARDQYEIRTHKRVLDIVQPTDKTVDALMKLDLAAGVEVQISLG
- the rpsQ gene encoding 30S ribosomal protein S17; its protein translation is MAEAEKTVRTLTGRVVSDKMDKTITVLIERRVKHPIYGKYVKRSTKLHAHDETNQCKIGDKVSIRETRPQSKTKSWALVEVVERAVDV